A single genomic interval of Helianthus annuus cultivar XRQ/B chromosome 13, HanXRQr2.0-SUNRISE, whole genome shotgun sequence harbors:
- the LOC110900886 gene encoding F-box protein At1g11270-like, protein MEAIDFDTLVVEVLSRLPSKSICQFKCVSKAWCAELSTNQFVMLHCVCLNKAKNRKLISLNDMSIDVDNVICGKIEFGSTKSISFPFETPPLSLCFLSSLDVLLLVFMENCISKLILWNPTTNWYTILSDDYPKHGYDHEYDTGAIYYDQSNDLKVLHIKRRYNNVFASVYSRRFGISRDVEFLNATNFGSSSYAWSVGTLSAKTVYFIVSQSWWVIGKKFIIAFDVLSETFKLINFPLSKDLIPSQGHLITLNRKIHMFVVSEPEELIVELFKLDGEVWHKVLSFQNSQTVSFQSRRHQPHIMEYNTWILMSEWGHMVTVKLTGEELEYLQDVDTFNGVNGALFIETIISPFS, encoded by the coding sequence ATGGAAGCTATTGATTTTGACACCTTAGTCGTGGAAGTTTTGTCTAGGCTCCCTTCAAAATCAATTTGTCAATTCAAATGTGTTAGTAAAGCATGGTGTGCGGAATTATCAACTAATCAGTTTGTCATGTTGCATTGTGTATGCCTTAATAAAGCTAAAAATCGGAAGCTAATATCTTTGAATGATATGTCAATAGATGTTGATAACGTAATCTGTGGCAAGATTGAATTTGGTTCAACGAAAAGTATATCTTTTCCTTTCGAGACTCCACCACTATCATTATGTTTTCTTTCTTCTCTCGACGTACTTTTATTAGTTTTCATGGAAAACTGTATTAGTAAACTTATCCTTTGGAATCCAACTACTAATTGGTATACTATTTTATCTGATGACTACCCTAAACATGGATACGATCACGAATATGATACTGGCGCTATCTACTACGATCAATCTAACGACCTTAAAGTACTCCACATCAAACGTCGATACAATAATGTATTTGCAAGTGTCTATTCTCGACGTTTTGGTATATCGAGAGATGTCGAATTCTTGAATGCAACTAACTTTGGTTCAAGTTCTTATGCGTGGTCTGTTGGAACACTATCCGCTAAGACCGTATACTTCATTGTTTCACAATCTTGGTGGGTAATTGGAAAGAAGTTTATAATTGCTTTTGATGTTTTATCTGAAACATTCAAACTTATTAATTTTCCTTTGAGTAAAGATCTTATTCCTAGCCAAGGTCATCTTATCACATTAAACCGGAAGATTCACATGTTTGTTGTTTCCGAACCTGAAGAGCTTATTGTTGAACTCTTCAAACTCGATGGTGAAGTATGGCATAAGGTTTTATCTTTTCAGAATTCTCAAACAGTTTCTTTCCAAAGTAGGCGGCACCAACCACATATAATGGAGTACAACACATGGATTTTAATGAGTGAATGGGGACATATGGTTACCGTTAAACTAACGGGCGAAGAGTTGGAATATTTACAAGATGTTGATACATTTAATGGAGTTAACGGAGCGTTATTTATAGAGACTATTATTTCTCCTTTTAGTTAG